A DNA window from Candidatus Roseilinea sp. contains the following coding sequences:
- the pufM gene encoding reaction center protein M chain, translating to MATEVYRESFERRTKTVRYLRFLEGLADTQVGPIYLGMWGALAFFSYLLCVFITAIGFGEQVGYNPIRFLRELPVLTLYPPPPSAGLRMAPLQEGGYWQLATLFLSLTLVFWTIRIWTRAVANGLRPMVPIAFSAALFLYAAIYIIHPIWVNSWNEAPPHGLRGILLWTNHFSVKYGNFYYNPFHMVSIFALLGSTVILAMHGATILATLSYNAHREIDEIEDSDEGTHRAQLLWRWVMGFNATAYTIHQWALGFATLVAVAGAIGVLLSGPVEPNWFDWGCRAGIVPGLQKACAP from the coding sequence ATGGCTACAGAAGTGTATCGCGAGAGCTTCGAGCGGCGCACCAAAACCGTGAGGTATCTCCGCTTCCTGGAGGGTCTGGCCGACACGCAAGTGGGCCCGATTTACCTGGGGATGTGGGGTGCGCTAGCGTTCTTCTCCTACCTGCTGTGTGTGTTCATCACCGCCATTGGCTTTGGCGAGCAGGTGGGCTACAACCCAATTCGCTTCCTGCGCGAACTGCCCGTGCTCACGCTCTACCCGCCGCCGCCATCAGCCGGCTTGCGGATGGCGCCGCTGCAGGAGGGCGGCTACTGGCAGCTCGCCACGTTGTTCCTCTCGTTGACGCTGGTGTTCTGGACGATCCGCATCTGGACGCGCGCCGTGGCCAATGGCCTGCGCCCGATGGTGCCGATCGCCTTCAGCGCGGCGCTGTTTCTCTACGCGGCCATCTACATCATCCATCCGATCTGGGTGAACTCGTGGAACGAAGCGCCGCCACATGGCCTGCGCGGCATCCTGTTGTGGACCAACCACTTCAGCGTCAAGTATGGCAACTTCTACTACAACCCGTTCCACATGGTTTCGATCTTCGCGCTGCTGGGCAGCACGGTGATTCTGGCCATGCACGGCGCCACGATCCTGGCTACGCTGTCCTACAACGCGCATCGCGAGATTGACGAGATTGAGGACAGCGACGAGGGTACACACCGCGCACAGTTGCTGTGGCGCTGGGTCATGGGTTTCAACGCGACGGCCTACACCATTCACCAGTGGGCGCTGGGCTTCGCCACGCTGGTCGCCGTGGCCGGCGCCATCGGCGTGTTGCTGAGCGGGCCGGTTGAACCCAACTGGTTCGATTGGGGCTGCCGCGCGGGTATCGTGCCAGGCTTGCAAAAAGCCTGCGCGCCATAG
- the thuA gene encoding trehalose utilization protein ThuA, with product MSTSNAINVTIWHEYRHERTHQVVADLYPHGMHQAIAEGLRQHDRGGEFTIRIATLDEPEHGLPPAVLDATDVLIWWGHAAHSEVRDEVVERVVRRVWDGMGLIVLHSGHFSKPFKRLMGTDCALRWREANDKERLWVVNPAHPIAQGLPDYFELDAEEMYGEFFGVPQPDELVLISWFTGGEVFRSGCCWHRGMGKVFYFRPGHETYPTYFNPLVRQVIANGVRWAAPTRVASFTRDVSRPSKPLEDLGVGELTKDPSLHGR from the coding sequence ATGTCTACCTCCAACGCGATCAACGTTACGATTTGGCACGAGTACCGCCACGAAAGGACGCACCAGGTCGTCGCCGATCTATATCCCCACGGCATGCACCAGGCGATCGCCGAAGGGTTGCGTCAGCATGATCGCGGCGGCGAATTCACCATCCGCATCGCCACGTTGGACGAGCCGGAGCACGGCCTGCCGCCGGCCGTGCTGGACGCCACCGACGTGTTGATCTGGTGGGGCCACGCGGCGCACAGCGAAGTGCGTGACGAAGTGGTCGAGCGGGTCGTCCGGCGCGTGTGGGACGGCATGGGGTTGATCGTGCTGCACAGCGGACATTTCTCCAAACCGTTCAAGCGACTGATGGGCACAGATTGCGCGCTGCGTTGGCGCGAGGCGAACGACAAGGAGCGCCTCTGGGTTGTTAACCCCGCGCATCCCATCGCCCAAGGCCTGCCGGATTACTTCGAGTTGGATGCCGAGGAGATGTACGGCGAGTTCTTCGGCGTCCCACAGCCGGACGAGCTGGTGCTCATCAGTTGGTTCACCGGCGGCGAGGTGTTCCGCAGCGGCTGCTGTTGGCATCGCGGCATGGGCAAGGTGTTCTACTTCCGCCCCGGCCACGAAACCTATCCCACCTACTTCAATCCGCTGGTCCGACAGGTCATCGCCAACGGCGTGCGCTGGGCTGCGCCGACGCGCGTCGCCTCGTTCACGCGCGATGTGTCACGGCCATCGAAGCCGCTCGAAGACCTGGGCGTCGGCGAGCTGACCAAAGACCCATCGCTGCACGGCCGTTGA
- a CDS encoding MFS transporter: MATSASAPAQPYSVASSASAVKRLPLFSIFLTHISVDMQTSSLTVLLPLLLAAFGLNYSLAALIVSVNNLVIAVAQPLFGIVGDRKPMRWLMFAGALLCGAAMVSVTLLPSYELVLVAVVLSGLGSAAFHPEALSAVRAVSGEKSASGTSFFFFGGNLGFALGPFLATLLIAAYGAPGALGMIAPTLLATGALFAQRRAFGARAGVAGSRRAGAATPANVRRVFWWVVFLLALIAVRSLILSGLQTFIPLYFTGYSDLPKERIGAMVSALIFSGAFGTLLGGPLSERIGRRNTLCLAMLIVLAALFIFLRSEGLAQLIAISIAGAFITMPWPISVVMVQEAMPDHVGLAGGLTLGLAYGASGLGVSLLGGIADMVGLPAVMTLITLLPILVFFMSLCVPERPGARRK, translated from the coding sequence ATGGCCACCTCAGCCTCTGCCCCAGCCCAACCCTATTCGGTCGCATCGTCGGCCTCTGCGGTCAAAAGGCTCCCGCTGTTTTCCATCTTCCTGACGCATATCAGCGTGGACATGCAGACCAGTTCGTTGACCGTGCTGTTGCCGTTGCTGCTCGCCGCGTTCGGCCTCAACTACAGCCTGGCCGCGCTGATCGTCAGTGTGAACAACCTGGTGATCGCCGTGGCGCAGCCGCTGTTCGGCATCGTTGGCGATCGCAAGCCGATGCGCTGGTTGATGTTTGCGGGCGCGCTGTTGTGCGGCGCGGCGATGGTGAGCGTGACGCTGCTGCCCAGCTACGAGCTGGTGCTGGTCGCCGTCGTGCTGAGTGGGCTTGGCTCGGCGGCCTTCCACCCCGAAGCGCTATCCGCCGTCCGCGCAGTGAGCGGGGAGAAGTCGGCCAGCGGCACGTCGTTCTTCTTCTTCGGCGGCAATCTGGGCTTTGCCCTCGGCCCTTTTCTGGCCACGCTGCTGATCGCCGCCTACGGCGCGCCCGGCGCGTTGGGCATGATCGCGCCGACCCTGCTGGCGACGGGCGCATTGTTCGCGCAGCGGCGGGCGTTTGGCGCGCGCGCCGGCGTGGCCGGCAGCCGGCGGGCCGGCGCAGCGACGCCGGCGAACGTCCGGCGCGTGTTTTGGTGGGTCGTCTTCCTGCTTGCGTTGATCGCCGTCCGCTCGCTGATCCTGAGCGGCCTGCAGACGTTCATCCCGCTCTATTTCACCGGCTACAGCGACTTGCCGAAGGAACGCATCGGCGCGATGGTATCGGCGCTGATCTTCAGCGGCGCGTTCGGCACGCTCCTCGGCGGCCCGCTCAGCGAACGCATCGGCCGGCGCAACACCCTCTGCCTGGCGATGCTGATCGTGCTGGCCGCGCTGTTCATCTTCCTGCGCAGCGAGGGCCTGGCTCAACTGATTGCGATCAGCATCGCCGGCGCGTTCATCACGATGCCGTGGCCGATCAGCGTGGTGATGGTGCAGGAGGCCATGCCCGACCACGTCGGCTTGGCCGGCGGCCTCACGCTTGGCTTGGCCTACGGCGCCAGCGGGCTGGGCGTCAGCTTGCTCGGTGGAATCGCCGATATGGTCGGTTTGCCTGCGGTGATGACGCTGATCACCTTGCTGCCCATCCTGGTTTTCTTCATGAGCTTGTGCGTGCCGGAACGGCCGGGGGCGCGGCGCAAGTAA
- the upp gene encoding uracil phosphoribosyltransferase has protein sequence MTTQLHICHHPLALHKLTILRDQKTEPKKFREVVRELAMMLVIEATSDLPLTALPVTTPMGATTGHKLAENVGLIPILRAGLGMVEGALAMLPFAEVWHIGLYRDERTLRPVEYYNKLPVSPTVQVCLVLDPMLATGGSAVATVDILKRWGTQRIKFVGLIGAPEGVKKLSEAHPDVQIYLAALDDHLNDIGYIVPGLGDAGDRQFGTA, from the coding sequence GTGACGACACAACTGCACATTTGCCACCATCCCCTCGCACTGCATAAGCTCACCATCCTTCGAGACCAGAAGACCGAACCGAAGAAGTTCCGCGAAGTCGTGCGCGAGCTGGCGATGATGCTCGTCATCGAGGCGACATCCGACTTGCCGTTGACAGCGCTGCCGGTCACGACGCCAATGGGCGCGACGACCGGCCACAAGCTGGCCGAAAACGTGGGCCTGATTCCGATCTTGCGCGCCGGCCTGGGCATGGTCGAGGGCGCGCTGGCCATGTTGCCGTTCGCCGAGGTGTGGCATATCGGCCTCTATCGCGACGAGCGCACCTTGCGGCCGGTGGAGTATTACAACAAGCTGCCGGTCAGCCCGACAGTTCAAGTGTGTCTGGTGCTGGATCCGATGCTGGCGACCGGCGGCAGCGCTGTGGCGACCGTGGACATCCTGAAACGTTGGGGAACGCAGCGCATCAAGTTCGTCGGCCTGATCGGCGCGCCGGAAGGGGTGAAGAAGCTCAGTGAAGCGCACCCCGACGTGCAGATCTACCTGGCGGCGCTGGACGATCACCTGAATGACATTGGCTACATCGTGCCCGGCCTAGGCGACGCCGGCGACCGGCAGTTCGGCACGGCTTGA
- a CDS encoding acyl-CoA dehydrogenase, with protein MSQSSLKPPPPINGDLYDIESELSDDERAILLRWRAFMRDEVAPIINDYWERGEFPLQLIPKIGALTMETIGKGQTHYPRMSPLLSGMLTAEIARVDPSLCSFIGVHRRLCMTSIWLFGSQEQKDRWLPPMLRFEIIGSWVLTEPLVGSGAARGLLTTARREGDFWVLDGAKKWSGNATFADVNCIWAKHAETGAVNGFLVERGAPGYHVEKIHDKISKRVVQNAMIRLEGCRVPEANRLPGARAFDDVARQLTNARADVAWEAVGIARGAYERALAYALQREQFGRAIAAFQIQQLHLAKMLGNVTAMQSMMAQLAKLMQREGSISPERSSLAKAWCTEKMRETVAIARAMLGGNGILLEHDVARLFADAEAVYSYEGSYEINSLIVGKAITGYSAFV; from the coding sequence ATGTCTCAATCATCCCTGAAACCACCGCCGCCGATCAACGGCGATTTGTACGACATTGAGTCGGAGCTGAGCGACGACGAACGCGCCATCCTGCTGCGCTGGCGCGCATTCATGCGCGACGAGGTGGCGCCGATCATCAACGATTACTGGGAACGCGGCGAATTCCCCCTGCAGCTCATCCCGAAGATCGGCGCGCTAACGATGGAGACCATCGGCAAAGGCCAGACGCACTACCCGCGCATGTCGCCGTTGCTGTCCGGCATGCTCACTGCCGAGATCGCGCGGGTAGACCCGTCGCTGTGCTCGTTTATCGGCGTGCACCGCCGGCTGTGCATGACTTCGATCTGGCTGTTTGGCTCGCAGGAACAGAAAGACCGCTGGCTGCCCCCCATGCTGCGCTTCGAGATCATCGGCTCGTGGGTGTTGACCGAGCCGTTGGTCGGCAGCGGGGCGGCGCGCGGCCTGCTCACCACCGCTCGCCGCGAGGGCGACTTCTGGGTGCTCGACGGCGCGAAGAAGTGGAGCGGCAACGCCACATTTGCCGACGTCAACTGCATCTGGGCCAAGCACGCCGAGACCGGCGCCGTCAACGGCTTTTTGGTGGAGCGCGGCGCGCCCGGGTATCACGTCGAGAAGATCCACGACAAGATCAGCAAGCGCGTGGTGCAGAACGCGATGATCCGGCTGGAGGGCTGTCGCGTGCCGGAGGCCAACCGCCTGCCGGGCGCGCGGGCCTTCGACGATGTGGCGCGCCAGTTGACGAACGCGCGCGCCGATGTGGCCTGGGAAGCCGTCGGCATCGCCCGCGGGGCGTACGAGCGCGCGCTGGCCTACGCGCTGCAGCGGGAGCAATTCGGGCGCGCGATCGCCGCTTTCCAAATTCAGCAGCTTCACCTGGCCAAGATGCTCGGCAACGTCACGGCCATGCAAAGCATGATGGCGCAGTTGGCCAAGTTGATGCAGCGCGAAGGGAGCATCTCGCCGGAGCGATCCTCGCTGGCCAAGGCCTGGTGCACCGAGAAGATGCGGGAGACGGTTGCCATCGCCCGCGCCATGCTGGGCGGCAACGGCATTCTGCTGGAGCATGACGTTGCGCGCCTGTTCGCCGACGCCGAGGCGGTGTATTCCTATGAAGGCTCATACGAGATCAACAGCCTGATCGTGGGCAAGGCCATCACCGGCTATTCGGCATTTGTCTGA
- the puf2B gene encoding light-harvesting protein B-808/866 beta chain: MNDKVPERWRPLFTNEEWLQHQLVVLGSWIFFILAGLIHIIIAMYKPWISPNP, from the coding sequence ATGAACGACAAGGTTCCAGAGCGATGGAGGCCACTGTTCACCAACGAGGAGTGGTTGCAGCACCAACTCGTCGTGCTGGGTTCGTGGATCTTCTTCATCCTGGCCGGGCTGATTCACATCATCATCGCGATGTATAAGCCCTGGATCTCGCCGAATCCGTAA
- the pufL gene encoding reaction center protein L chain: MLSFEAKYRQEAMAVPARASFGLLKIWIGRFYLGFWGVVALFFGILGSGVWFWQVLFVDPNRTNNPLLNFIRGQIAPPPPSVGLAITFDPNKGFWWLFVVFCATVTFFAWMMRQIDISRLLKIGYQVPIAFGAVLSSWVTIQIVRPILLGSWSEGFPLGVMAHLDWLSAFGYRYYNFFYNPFHAIGITLLFGSAFVLSLHGATILSAARKKSEGVTEENVNRFYWDFFGYSIGEIGIHRLAFWAAVMCVLMSNLCFVLSGTVVQDWSAFWDFWDYAPFWKSFPFN; encoded by the coding sequence ATGTTGTCGTTCGAGGCGAAATATCGCCAAGAGGCGATGGCCGTCCCCGCGCGCGCCTCATTCGGCCTGCTGAAGATCTGGATCGGCCGCTTCTACCTCGGTTTCTGGGGCGTGGTGGCGCTGTTCTTCGGCATCCTCGGATCGGGCGTATGGTTCTGGCAGGTGTTGTTCGTTGACCCCAATCGGACGAACAACCCGCTGCTGAATTTCATCCGCGGGCAAATTGCGCCGCCGCCGCCGAGCGTCGGCCTGGCCATCACCTTCGACCCAAACAAAGGCTTCTGGTGGCTCTTCGTAGTCTTCTGCGCGACCGTCACGTTCTTCGCGTGGATGATGCGGCAGATAGACATCTCGCGCCTGCTGAAGATCGGGTATCAGGTGCCGATTGCCTTTGGGGCGGTGTTGTCCTCTTGGGTGACGATACAGATCGTGCGCCCAATCCTGCTCGGCAGTTGGTCCGAGGGCTTCCCGCTGGGTGTGATGGCTCATCTAGACTGGCTCTCGGCCTTCGGCTATCGCTATTACAACTTCTTCTACAACCCCTTCCACGCCATCGGCATCACCCTGTTGTTCGGCAGCGCGTTCGTGCTCTCCTTGCATGGCGCCACCATCCTCAGCGCTGCGCGCAAGAAGAGCGAGGGCGTGACGGAGGAGAACGTCAACCGCTTCTACTGGGACTTCTTCGGCTACAGCATCGGCGAAATCGGCATCCATCGCCTGGCCTTCTGGGCGGCGGTGATGTGCGTGCTGATGAGCAACCTGTGCTTCGTGCTGTCCGGCACGGTGGTCCAAGACTGGAGCGCTTTCTGGGACTTCTGGGACTACGCGCCGTTTTGGAAGTCCTTCCCCTTCAACTAG
- the proS gene encoding proline--tRNA ligase produces MRLSSLLGTTSREAPAGAEPAGQRLLLRAGFIRPLGAGLFAYLPLAHRTLTRIEGVLREALAAIGGQEMRVSAALPAEMIHTTDGEAARFSDRKARDLALGTSWEAAVVEVVRKEIRSHRQLPQWLFRIQPQFRDAPRPRAGLLDAREFTALEALGVCADEASAQAQEDALREAWQRAFRRCALPVRLVEAGAGGAIAHRFVYLTPAGEDEIVACDGCGYAADRRTATFRKPPAEAEPLRPMEKVATPDAKTIEALARCLNIPKRRTAKAVFLVATHRAAEGQHTRFVFVVIRGDLEVSADKLAAALGAAELRPATEDEIRAIGAAPGYASPIGLAERIRRAPWPAVVVVDDSVPASPNLVAGANEVGYHLLNTNYGRDYVADIVADIAAPGAGDACPRCGAPLHLTPGVSVGHVRRLGAQRAEASPTHLASDGGSRPILMLSAGVNISRLMACIAEQHHDDRGLIWPPSVAPYSVHLVALAGRDGDALTQAEALYQALQRAGVETLFDDRPESPGVKFADADLIGLPLRVTVAPKSLAAGGAEFKRRDADVREIAPLGEVVQRAQAMLHRMAAEVQAGAWRAQTNAE; encoded by the coding sequence ATGCGCCTCTCCTCACTGCTCGGCACCACGTCGCGCGAGGCGCCCGCGGGCGCAGAACCGGCCGGCCAACGGCTGCTGTTGCGCGCCGGCTTCATCCGTCCGCTCGGCGCAGGCTTGTTCGCCTACCTGCCGCTCGCCCATCGCACGCTGACCCGGATCGAAGGTGTGCTGCGGGAAGCGTTGGCCGCCATCGGCGGACAAGAGATGCGCGTGTCGGCGGCGCTGCCGGCCGAGATGATCCACACCACGGACGGCGAGGCGGCGCGCTTCTCAGACCGCAAGGCGCGCGACCTAGCGCTGGGGACATCCTGGGAAGCCGCCGTCGTCGAGGTAGTCAGGAAGGAGATTCGCTCGCACCGCCAACTGCCGCAATGGCTCTTCCGCATCCAGCCGCAATTTCGCGATGCGCCGCGCCCGCGCGCCGGCCTGCTCGACGCGCGCGAGTTCACCGCGCTGGAGGCGTTGGGCGTGTGCGCAGACGAAGCCAGCGCGCAAGCGCAAGAAGACGCGCTACGCGAAGCTTGGCAGCGCGCCTTCCGACGTTGCGCGCTGCCGGTGCGCCTCGTCGAGGCGGGCGCGGGCGGCGCAATCGCGCATCGCTTCGTCTATCTCACGCCGGCGGGCGAAGACGAGATCGTCGCGTGCGACGGATGCGGTTACGCCGCCGACCGCCGCACGGCGACCTTTCGCAAGCCGCCGGCGGAGGCCGAGCCGCTCCGACCGATGGAGAAAGTCGCCACGCCCGACGCCAAGACGATCGAGGCGCTGGCGCGCTGCCTCAACATCCCCAAGCGCAGGACGGCCAAGGCAGTCTTCCTGGTGGCGACGCACCGGGCGGCCGAGGGCCAACACACCCGCTTCGTCTTCGTCGTCATTCGCGGCGATTTGGAGGTGAGCGCCGATAAGCTGGCCGCCGCGCTGGGCGCGGCCGAGCTGCGACCGGCGACCGAGGACGAGATCCGCGCCATCGGCGCAGCGCCGGGATACGCTTCGCCGATCGGCCTGGCGGAGCGCATCAGACGCGCGCCGTGGCCGGCGGTCGTCGTCGTGGACGATAGCGTGCCGGCCTCGCCGAACCTGGTCGCCGGCGCGAACGAAGTCGGCTATCACCTGCTCAATACCAACTACGGCCGAGACTATGTTGCGGACATCGTGGCCGACATCGCCGCCCCCGGCGCGGGCGACGCCTGTCCGCGCTGCGGCGCGCCGCTGCATCTCACCCCCGGCGTCTCGGTTGGCCACGTGCGCCGGCTCGGCGCGCAGCGCGCAGAAGCATCCCCGACGCACCTGGCGAGCGACGGCGGATCGCGGCCGATCCTGATGCTGAGCGCCGGCGTCAACATCAGCCGATTGATGGCGTGCATCGCCGAGCAGCATCACGACGACCGCGGGCTGATCTGGCCGCCGAGCGTCGCGCCGTATTCGGTGCATCTCGTCGCGTTGGCCGGCCGCGATGGCGACGCCCTGACCCAAGCGGAGGCGCTCTATCAGGCGCTGCAGCGCGCCGGGGTCGAGACGCTCTTCGACGACCGCCCCGAATCGCCCGGCGTGAAGTTCGCCGACGCCGACCTGATCGGGCTTCCGCTGCGCGTCACCGTCGCGCCGAAGTCGTTGGCCGCCGGCGGCGCCGAGTTCAAGCGCCGCGACGCCGACGTGCGCGAGATCGCGCCGCTCGGCGAGGTGGTTCAACGCGCGCAGGCCATGCTCCACCGCATGGCCGCCGAAGTCCAGGCCGGCGCATGGCGCGCTCAGACAAATGCCGAATAG
- a CDS encoding MFS transporter produces the protein MEIGDSESIVINKRLLRLSLFQLGLGFSVVVFNGALNRVLIAEEGIPAGIVGWLLSLGLFVAPVRALMGFRSDKEKKTFGYRRLPYAWYGTMLVFCGLSAAPFSLLLLSKASQLNSDVPFPVAVFFCTLIFLLYAIGTHVGQTGYLALVTDLTPKHERSRAMALLWIALITGQIISSFVIGFFLQDFHPMKLIQVMQSASVIFLVLAVAAIWKQDQPVELEDDAEDFSSRIWTMLGTHKMRLFFAILFFGTLGLTAQDVLLEPYGGQVLGMSVAETTRLTAMWGIGMLIAMLIAWQVIPRLNSPIPVTFAACLVGLAGFGLITMASANHSVAMFISGTGVIGLAGGLFLISTLSLVVSLADIKTAGMYVGMWGLAQTSAAGLAALAGSNLRDVVSRITGDLARGYTTVYAVEMVLIAVALALLIAMPREAFVAHEKGRSAFAGLTDVPGA, from the coding sequence TTGGAGATTGGAGATTCGGAAAGCATCGTGATCAACAAGCGGCTCCTGCGACTCAGCCTCTTCCAACTTGGCCTGGGGTTCAGCGTGGTCGTGTTTAACGGCGCGCTGAACCGTGTGCTGATTGCAGAAGAGGGCATTCCGGCCGGCATCGTCGGTTGGCTGCTCAGCCTCGGGCTGTTCGTCGCGCCTGTGCGCGCGTTGATGGGCTTCCGATCCGACAAGGAGAAGAAGACCTTCGGCTACCGACGCCTGCCTTACGCCTGGTACGGCACAATGCTCGTGTTCTGCGGCCTGTCTGCCGCCCCGTTCTCGTTGTTGCTGCTGAGCAAAGCGTCCCAGTTGAACAGCGACGTGCCTTTCCCCGTCGCCGTCTTCTTCTGCACGCTGATCTTCCTGCTGTATGCCATCGGGACGCACGTCGGGCAGACCGGCTACCTGGCGCTGGTGACCGACCTCACCCCCAAGCACGAGCGCAGCCGCGCTATGGCGCTGCTGTGGATCGCGTTGATCACCGGCCAGATCATCAGCTCGTTTGTGATCGGCTTCTTCCTGCAGGACTTCCACCCGATGAAGCTGATCCAGGTGATGCAGTCGGCCTCGGTGATCTTCCTGGTGCTGGCCGTCGCAGCCATCTGGAAGCAGGATCAGCCCGTGGAGCTAGAGGATGACGCGGAGGACTTCTCCAGCCGAATCTGGACGATGCTGGGGACGCACAAGATGCGCTTGTTCTTCGCCATCCTCTTCTTTGGCACGCTGGGGCTGACGGCGCAGGACGTGCTGCTCGAACCGTACGGCGGGCAGGTGCTCGGCATGAGCGTCGCAGAGACGACTCGGCTCACGGCCATGTGGGGCATCGGTATGCTGATCGCCATGCTGATCGCCTGGCAGGTCATTCCGCGCTTGAATTCGCCGATCCCGGTCACGTTTGCTGCCTGCCTGGTGGGCTTGGCTGGCTTTGGCCTGATCACCATGGCCAGCGCGAACCACTCGGTGGCGATGTTCATCAGCGGGACCGGCGTGATCGGCCTCGCCGGCGGCTTATTCCTGATCTCCACGCTTTCGCTGGTCGTTTCCCTGGCAGACATCAAGACGGCCGGCATGTACGTCGGCATGTGGGGATTGGCGCAGACGTCGGCGGCCGGGCTGGCTGCGCTGGCCGGCAGCAACCTGCGCGATGTCGTCTCGCGCATCACCGGCGATCTGGCGCGAGGCTATACGACCGTGTACGCGGTCGAGATGGTGTTGATCGCCGTGGCGCTGGCGCTGTTGATCGCGATGCCGCGCGAGGCGTTCGTCGCCCACGAGAAGGGCCGATCGGCGTTCGCTGGGTTGACGGATGTGCCTGGCGCGTAG
- a CDS encoding aspartate ammonia-lyase: protein MEYRIEKDSLGEVRVPAHAYYGAQTQRAVNNFPVTGRKPYFAFVWSMAAIKRAAAEVNRDLGLLEPRIADAIIQAAEEVMAGKFNEHFVVDPFQAGAGTSHNMNTNEVIANRASEILGVPLNSSEKKPVSPNDHVNMAQSTNDTTPTAIRLGVLWRLPELQAAVQGLIDALWAKAKEFDPIVKSGRTHLQDAVPIRLGQEFSGYARAVERDLERIHRAAEALRRMPIGGTAVGTGLNAHPEYHRRMVQTLSRLLGQPLYESDNLFEGMQSMADPADFSASMRTLAITLTRIANDLRLLSSGPTTGLDEIRLPAVQPGSSIMPGKVNPVLAEMLNMAMFHIQGCDHTVALAAQAGQLELNVMMPIIAHNLNEMMQVAIGSINAFVKFCVVGIVAQPEKATGWLAKNAIVVTALNPLIGYLAGAELVKEAMRRNVTIREVAAERIASGALTKKDGSPLTLEEVDAVLSDLRRLTEGGLGGPAGGG, encoded by the coding sequence ATGGAGTATCGCATCGAGAAAGATTCGCTGGGTGAAGTCCGCGTGCCCGCTCACGCCTATTACGGCGCCCAGACACAGCGCGCGGTGAACAACTTCCCCGTTACAGGACGCAAACCCTACTTCGCGTTCGTGTGGAGCATGGCGGCCATCAAGCGCGCCGCGGCCGAGGTGAATCGCGACCTGGGCTTACTGGAGCCGCGCATCGCCGACGCCATCATTCAGGCCGCCGAGGAAGTGATGGCCGGTAAGTTCAACGAACATTTTGTCGTCGATCCATTTCAAGCCGGCGCGGGCACCAGCCACAACATGAACACCAACGAGGTCATCGCCAACCGCGCCAGCGAGATCCTCGGCGTGCCGCTGAACAGCAGCGAAAAGAAGCCGGTCAGCCCCAACGACCACGTGAACATGGCGCAGTCCACCAACGACACCACTCCCACGGCGATCCGCCTGGGCGTGTTGTGGCGTTTGCCGGAGTTGCAAGCTGCGGTGCAAGGGCTGATTGACGCGCTGTGGGCCAAGGCGAAGGAGTTCGATCCCATCGTGAAGTCCGGCCGCACCCACCTGCAAGACGCCGTGCCCATCCGGCTGGGCCAGGAATTCAGCGGCTATGCGCGCGCGGTGGAGCGCGACCTGGAGCGCATCCATCGCGCTGCCGAGGCGCTGCGGCGCATGCCGATCGGCGGCACGGCCGTCGGCACCGGCCTGAATGCGCATCCCGAATACCATCGGCGCATGGTCCAGACGCTCTCGCGCCTGCTCGGCCAGCCGCTCTACGAAAGCGACAATCTGTTCGAGGGCATGCAAAGCATGGCCGATCCGGCGGACTTCAGCGCCAGTATGCGCACGCTGGCGATCACGCTCACCCGGATCGCCAACGATCTACGCTTGCTCAGCTCCGGCCCCACCACCGGCCTGGATGAAATTCGGCTGCCTGCCGTGCAACCCGGCTCGTCCATCATGCCGGGCAAGGTCAACCCAGTGCTGGCCGAGATGTTGAACATGGCCATGTTCCACATCCAGGGCTGCGATCACACCGTGGCGTTGGCGGCGCAGGCCGGCCAGCTTGAGCTGAACGTCATGATGCCCATCATCGCCCACAACTTGAACGAGATGATGCAAGTGGCGATTGGCTCGATCAACGCCTTCGTCAAGTTCTGCGTCGTGGGCATTGTGGCGCAGCCGGAGAAGGCGACCGGCTGGTTGGCGAAGAACGCCATCGTGGTCACCGCGCTCAACCCCCTCATCGGCTATCTGGCCGGCGCCGAGCTGGTGAAGGAAGCCATGAGGCGCAATGTCACCATTCGCGAGGTGGCTGCGGAGCGCATCGCCAGCGGCGCGTTGACCAAAAAGGACGGCTCGCCGCTCACGCTTGAGGAAGTGGACGCGGTTCTATCTGACCTGCGCCGCTTGACGGAAGGCGGGTTGGGCGGGCCTGCCGGCGGCGGATGA